In Dyadobacter subterraneus, a single genomic region encodes these proteins:
- a CDS encoding response regulator: protein MKLLLIEDEPKTVQSLKQGLEENGYEVDIAYDGLIGKQLAKKGGYQLIISDIIIPGINGIELCRELRHSGDETPILMLTALGSTDDKVTGLDAGADDYLVKPFEFKELLARVRALTKRGSTISQTAQILRFADIEVSMDAKTVHRSGNKINLTAREFNLLVYLIRNQGRVVSKVEIAEQVWDIGFDTGTNVIEVYVNYLRKKIDKDYPVKLIHTQFGMGYVLKIE, encoded by the coding sequence ATGAAATTACTACTGATAGAAGATGAACCTAAAACCGTTCAATCCCTTAAACAGGGGCTTGAAGAAAATGGTTATGAGGTTGATATTGCATACGACGGCCTGATTGGAAAACAATTGGCTAAGAAAGGCGGCTATCAGTTAATCATCAGCGATATCATTATCCCTGGAATCAACGGCATAGAACTTTGCAGGGAACTGCGTCATTCAGGTGACGAAACGCCTATTTTAATGCTGACAGCGCTTGGTTCAACCGATGATAAAGTAACGGGGCTTGATGCTGGAGCGGACGATTATCTTGTCAAACCTTTTGAATTTAAAGAATTGCTTGCGCGTGTCCGCGCACTAACAAAACGCGGCTCAACGATTTCTCAAACTGCGCAGATTTTACGTTTTGCGGATATTGAAGTTTCAATGGATGCAAAAACTGTTCACCGATCCGGAAATAAGATTAATTTAACTGCGAGAGAATTTAATTTGTTGGTATATCTGATCCGGAATCAGGGGCGTGTTGTGTCAAAAGTTGAAATTGCGGAACAGGTTTGGGATATCGGATTTGATACGGGCACCAATGTGATTGAGGTTTACGTCAATTATCTTCGTAAAAAAATTGATAAAGATTACCCGGTAAAACTGATCCACACGCAGTTCGGAATGGGCTATGTGCTTAAAATAGAGTAA
- a CDS encoding DUF4159 domain-containing protein produces the protein MIKSIWKKSFLIIVLLASVISGQAQSSLKIAKLKYGGGGDWYANKTSLPNLIRFGNSELKMNINPVEDVVEVGSPDLFTYPFVHMTGHGNVVFTDAEARNLRNYLLAGGFLHIDDNYGLDPFIRREMKKVFPELSFVELPFDHQIYHLKYDFPNGLPKVHEHDGKSPQGFGLIYQGRLLCFYSYECDLGNGWEDQSVYKDPEELRRKALQMGANLLDYAFTIL, from the coding sequence ATGATAAAAAGCATTTGGAAGAAATCGTTTTTGATAATTGTTTTACTTGCTTCTGTAATAAGCGGCCAGGCTCAGTCTTCTTTAAAAATCGCTAAATTAAAATATGGCGGCGGCGGCGACTGGTATGCAAATAAAACATCGCTCCCCAATCTGATCCGGTTTGGTAATTCAGAACTTAAAATGAATATTAATCCGGTTGAGGATGTTGTTGAAGTCGGAAGCCCGGATTTGTTTACTTATCCGTTTGTGCATATGACGGGTCATGGAAATGTTGTTTTTACAGATGCCGAAGCCAGAAATTTAAGAAATTATTTACTTGCAGGAGGTTTTTTGCATATCGACGATAATTATGGACTTGATCCGTTTATTCGTCGTGAAATGAAAAAAGTTTTTCCGGAATTGTCTTTTGTTGAACTTCCGTTTGATCACCAGATTTATCACCTGAAATATGATTTTCCTAATGGCTTGCCAAAAGTGCATGAGCATGACGGGAAGTCACCGCAAGGTTTTGGATTAATTTATCAAGGAAGGTTATTATGCTTTTATTCCTATGAATGCGATTTAGGCAATGGCTGGGAGGATCAGAGCGTGTATAAAGACCCCGAAGAATTACGCAGGAAGGCTTTACAAATGGGAGCTAACCTGCTCGATTATGCATTCACGATTTTGTAA
- a CDS encoding DUF4197 domain-containing protein, which translates to MNRKIPLIIFLWISCSCASMAQFNLGKVLDSFKKTEGTTSLSNADIVKGLKEALTVGISNGSAEASKKDGFFKNELIKIVVPPEAQKVAETLRKLGLGKEVDKFTLSLNRAAEDAAKKSKPIFVKAITSMTITDALSILKGQDDAATRYLQKTTNQDLYNTFFPVVDSTLNLNKATQYYADLVKTYNEIPLVKKVNPDLKGYATQKTIDGLYTLIAQEEKKIRKDPVARVSDILKTVFGQSGK; encoded by the coding sequence ATGAATCGTAAAATACCGTTAATTATCTTTTTATGGATTTCATGTAGCTGTGCTTCAATGGCTCAGTTCAATCTCGGAAAGGTATTGGACTCATTTAAAAAAACGGAAGGAACAACATCATTATCAAACGCTGATATTGTAAAAGGTTTAAAAGAAGCATTAACTGTCGGAATAAGCAACGGATCCGCCGAAGCATCCAAGAAAGATGGATTTTTCAAGAATGAACTGATTAAAATTGTTGTGCCGCCGGAAGCGCAAAAAGTAGCTGAAACGCTTCGCAAACTTGGATTAGGTAAAGAAGTTGATAAATTTACACTTTCCTTAAACCGTGCTGCCGAAGATGCCGCTAAAAAATCCAAACCAATTTTTGTCAAAGCCATCACGTCCATGACAATTACGGATGCACTTAGCATATTAAAAGGACAGGATGACGCTGCAACAAGATATCTTCAAAAAACGACAAACCAGGATTTGTACAATACCTTTTTTCCGGTTGTTGACAGCACATTGAATCTGAATAAAGCGACGCAGTATTATGCGGATCTTGTTAAAACTTACAACGAAATTCCGTTGGTGAAAAAAGTAAATCCTGATCTGAAAGGATATGCGACGCAAAAAACAATCGACGGACTTTACACGTTAATTGCGCAGGAAGAAAAGAAAATCAGAAAGGATCCGGTTGCCAGAGTAAGTGATATTTTGAAAACAGTTTTCGGACAATCCGGAAAGTAG
- a CDS encoding glutamine synthetase beta-grasp domain-containing protein, whose amino-acid sequence MSKSKLEYIWLDGYKPTQSLRSKTKIESDFSGKLEDCSNWSFDGSSTEQASGGSSDCLLKPVYIVPDPQRKDGYLVMCEVLNADGTPHVSNGRATIEDDDNDFWFGFEQEYFLWDIETNKPLGFPANGYPAPQGPYYCSVGAQNAYGREIIEEHLDACIEAGLNIEGINAEVAAGQWEFQMFAKGAKQAGDEIWLGRYLLERIGEKYGVSINWHPKPLGALDWNGSGMHANFSNNVLRTAGSKETFDKICEAFRPVVKEHIEVYGADNHLRLTGKHETASIHDFSYGVSDRGASIRIPVLVPQRGWSGYLEDRRPNSAADPYKVAARIIKTVKGAV is encoded by the coding sequence ATGTCAAAATCTAAGCTGGAATACATTTGGCTGGACGGCTATAAGCCAACCCAAAGTTTACGCAGCAAAACCAAAATCGAAAGCGACTTTAGTGGTAAACTTGAAGATTGCAGCAATTGGTCGTTTGATGGTTCATCTACCGAGCAAGCATCTGGAGGATCTTCTGACTGTCTCTTGAAACCTGTTTATATTGTTCCGGATCCACAACGTAAAGACGGATACCTTGTAATGTGCGAGGTTCTTAACGCTGACGGAACTCCTCACGTTTCAAATGGCAGAGCTACAATTGAAGATGATGACAACGATTTCTGGTTCGGTTTTGAACAGGAGTATTTTCTTTGGGATATCGAAACTAATAAACCATTAGGTTTCCCTGCAAATGGCTACCCAGCACCACAAGGTCCTTACTATTGCTCAGTAGGCGCTCAAAATGCATACGGACGCGAAATTATCGAAGAACACCTTGACGCTTGTATCGAAGCAGGTCTTAACATTGAAGGTATCAATGCAGAAGTTGCTGCTGGCCAGTGGGAATTCCAAATGTTCGCAAAAGGAGCAAAACAAGCCGGAGACGAAATCTGGTTGGGACGTTACCTTTTGGAGCGTATCGGTGAAAAATATGGTGTTTCTATCAACTGGCACCCAAAACCACTTGGAGCTCTTGACTGGAACGGAAGCGGAATGCATGCTAACTTCTCAAACAATGTATTGAGAACTGCTGGCAGCAAAGAAACTTTCGACAAAATATGCGAAGCTTTCCGTCCTGTTGTTAAAGAACATATCGAAGTTTATGGTGCTGATAACCACCTTCGTTTGACTGGAAAACATGAAACTGCAAGTATTCATGATTTCAGCTATGGTGTTTCTGACCGTGGTGCTTCTATCCGTATCCCGGTTCTGGTTCCTCAAAGAGGATGGAGCGGATACCTTGAAGATCGTCGTCCAAACTCTGCCGCTGATCCTTATAAAGTAGCAGCTCGTATTATCAAAACTGTTAAAGGAGCTGTTTAG
- a CDS encoding RsmE family RNA methyltransferase, with amino-acid sequence MHLFFQPDPKVFELDEEESRHCTKVLRLTSGDIIYVTDGKGLLRKCRLNVGKRNVTYEAVESNFIPKRSFTVHIAVAPTRKAERNEWMVEKMTEMGVERIDFVVTEHTHRETVSRVVNMTRLNRIAASAMKQSQQYYMPEIRLIPDFNSFIKECEQGTRLIAYVPDNHLTEHVIKKVKKQSNTVLLIGPEGDFSPEEVILATNNGFEAVSLGATRLRTETAAVAGCHAINLAELL; translated from the coding sequence ATGCATTTATTTTTTCAGCCTGATCCAAAGGTTTTTGAATTGGACGAAGAAGAGTCCCGGCATTGTACAAAGGTTTTGAGACTGACTTCGGGAGATATTATTTATGTGACTGACGGTAAGGGGCTTCTAAGAAAATGCCGGTTAAATGTGGGCAAAAGAAATGTTACATATGAAGCTGTCGAATCGAATTTTATACCAAAAAGATCATTTACTGTACACATTGCAGTAGCACCAACGCGAAAAGCGGAACGGAATGAATGGATGGTTGAAAAAATGACAGAAATGGGTGTGGAGCGCATTGATTTTGTTGTAACCGAACACACGCATCGTGAAACGGTATCACGTGTTGTGAATATGACGCGCCTGAACAGAATTGCCGCTTCGGCTATGAAACAGTCACAACAATATTATATGCCGGAAATAAGATTGATTCCGGATTTTAATTCGTTTATAAAGGAATGTGAACAGGGAACGCGCCTGATTGCCTACGTTCCTGATAATCATTTGACGGAACATGTTATAAAAAAGGTAAAGAAACAATCGAATACAGTATTATTGATTGGGCCTGAGGGGGATTTTTCACCGGAAGAAGTTATATTAGCAACAAACAATGGCTTTGAAGCCGTTTCTTTGGGAGCAACCAGATTAAGAACCGAGACAGCAGCCGTTGCTGGATGTCACGCGATTAATCTGGCAGAATTACTTTGA
- a CDS encoding acyl-CoA desaturase → MYIVLAVFVVHWYLSLFCQTFFLHRYSAHKMFIMSKPWERFFYLLTYLSQGSSYLSPRAYAILHRMHHAFSDTEKDPHSPHHTKNVFTMMWETKDIYNAVLNRKRAIETQFERNYPEWNFIEKLGDSWASRAGWAILYSAFYILAYVYLDMHWIFFFLLPIHFLMGPIHGAIVNWSGHKYGYQNFDNQDKSKNSLIFDFLMMGELFQNNHHKRPNSINFGSKWFEVDPTYPVIKMLNKLKIIEIRKKV, encoded by the coding sequence ATGTATATAGTTCTTGCCGTTTTTGTTGTACACTGGTACTTGTCTCTTTTTTGTCAAACATTCTTTTTGCACCGTTATTCCGCTCATAAAATGTTTATCATGAGCAAGCCATGGGAGCGGTTTTTTTATCTGTTAACATACCTGTCACAAGGCTCGTCCTATTTGAGTCCTCGTGCCTACGCCATACTTCACCGTATGCACCATGCATTCAGTGATACCGAAAAAGATCCGCACTCTCCGCATCACACTAAAAATGTGTTTACCATGATGTGGGAGACAAAAGACATTTACAATGCCGTATTAAACCGTAAAAGAGCGATAGAAACGCAATTTGAACGTAATTATCCTGAGTGGAATTTTATTGAAAAACTGGGAGATTCGTGGGCTTCAAGAGCAGGCTGGGCAATTCTGTATTCAGCATTTTATATTTTAGCCTATGTATATCTTGATATGCACTGGATTTTCTTTTTCCTTTTGCCGATACACTTTTTAATGGGTCCGATCCACGGTGCTATTGTTAACTGGAGTGGTCACAAATATGGCTATCAGAATTTTGACAATCAGGATAAATCTAAAAACTCACTGATTTTTGATTTTCTTATGATGGGAGAGTTGTTCCAGAACAATCACCACAAACGCCCGAATTCTATCAACTTCGGTTCTAAATGGTTTGAAGTTGATCCAACTTATCCGGTAATTAAAATGCTGAACAAGCTTAAAATTATTGAAATTCGTAAAAAGGTATAA
- a CDS encoding MmcQ/YjbR family DNA-binding protein, with protein sequence MNLESIRDFCLELPGVTEELPFGPDTLVFKVMGKVFLLTPIDGVATQFNAKCDPERAEELREKYSDIQPGYHMNKKHWNTVHVNGSIPSELLYSMIKDSYELVVDSLPKKDKAALGELK encoded by the coding sequence ATGAACCTGGAATCAATACGAGACTTTTGCCTGGAATTACCAGGCGTAACCGAAGAACTTCCTTTCGGACCAGATACGCTTGTTTTTAAAGTAATGGGAAAAGTATTTTTATTGACCCCGATTGATGGTGTTGCTACACAATTCAATGCCAAGTGTGATCCCGAAAGGGCCGAAGAGCTGAGAGAGAAATATTCTGATATCCAGCCAGGATATCATATGAATAAAAAACACTGGAACACGGTACATGTTAATGGAAGCATTCCCAGTGAATTATTATACAGCATGATCAAGGATTCTTATGAACTGGTTGTTGACAGTTTACCGAAAAAGGATAAAGCGGCTTTGGGGGAATTGAAATGA
- a CDS encoding competence/damage-inducible protein A → MNPIIRAEIITIGDEILFGQITDTNTQWIGAELTGIGIRPVRKTSVGDLQEDIIAALTEASQRVNVIIVTGGLGPTKDDITKHTFCKYFNTELKINEDALALVTDFFAKRGREMTELNRQQAALPENCTYIPNLWGTAPGMWFEKDGVIYVSLPGVPYEMKSLMTHAILPKLKEQFVFNIITHKIIRTIGIGESFLAEKIADWEDALPSHIKLAYLPHFGQVKLRLTATGDNQEILDAELKEQVDQLVPMIQEHIFGYDADELETVIGKLLVENNATVSTAESCTGGFVANQITNVPGSSQYYEGSIISYSNAIKMHILGVSRETLEDFGAVSEQTAREMAEGARKKLNTTYAISTTGIAGPDGGTPEKPVGTVWIACATPKETVTQLLTLRNDRKVNIELTSSYVLNLLRKTILKTEAEKIKN, encoded by the coding sequence ATGAATCCCATTATCAGGGCGGAAATAATTACCATTGGTGATGAAATTCTTTTTGGACAAATCACAGATACAAATACGCAATGGATTGGTGCTGAGCTTACTGGAATTGGAATTCGTCCGGTGAGGAAAACTTCGGTCGGCGATTTACAGGAAGATATCATTGCAGCCCTGACAGAAGCAAGTCAAAGAGTGAACGTTATTATTGTAACCGGCGGTCTCGGTCCGACAAAAGATGACATCACAAAACATACTTTTTGCAAATATTTTAATACCGAATTAAAAATAAATGAAGACGCTCTGGCGCTTGTAACAGATTTTTTTGCCAAAAGAGGCAGAGAAATGACAGAGCTGAACAGGCAGCAGGCGGCGCTTCCGGAAAACTGCACTTATATCCCAAATCTCTGGGGTACTGCACCCGGTATGTGGTTCGAAAAAGACGGCGTGATTTATGTTTCGCTTCCTGGTGTGCCTTATGAAATGAAGAGCCTGATGACACATGCGATTCTGCCAAAATTGAAGGAGCAATTCGTTTTTAATATCATCACACATAAAATAATCCGTACGATTGGAATCGGTGAATCCTTTTTAGCTGAAAAAATTGCTGATTGGGAAGATGCCTTGCCATCCCATATCAAACTTGCTTATCTTCCTCATTTTGGTCAGGTAAAACTGAGACTCACAGCAACCGGAGATAATCAGGAAATATTGGACGCAGAATTAAAGGAGCAGGTTGACCAACTTGTCCCGATGATTCAGGAACATATTTTTGGATATGACGCAGACGAACTGGAAACTGTAATTGGAAAACTGCTTGTTGAAAACAACGCGACCGTTTCCACAGCCGAAAGTTGTACCGGTGGTTTTGTGGCGAATCAGATTACAAATGTGCCGGGTTCATCACAATATTACGAAGGTTCGATCATCAGTTACAGCAATGCAATAAAAATGCATATCTTGGGTGTTTCCAGAGAAACGCTGGAAGATTTTGGTGCAGTAAGTGAACAAACTGCACGGGAAATGGCAGAAGGCGCGCGTAAAAAATTAAATACAACTTACGCAATTTCCACAACAGGCATTGCAGGGCCGGACGGCGGAACACCTGAAAAACCTGTTGGAACTGTCTGGATTGCCTGTGCAACACCAAAGGAAACAGTTACTCAGCTATTAACTTTAAGAAACGACAGAAAAGTAAATATTGAGTTGACATCGAGCTACGTTTTAAATTTGTTGAGAAAAACTATTTTGAAAACCGAAGCCGAAAAAATCAAAAATTAA
- the gldC gene encoding gliding motility protein GldC, whose product MKNSEIHFTVELDNQNVPDKIHWSATDNPNEGINDTRAIAIAVWDHYHRGTLKIDLWTKDMEVFEMKRFYIEIMSGIADTLLTATNDMVMADAIEGVCETLSKKLDEEMKAAK is encoded by the coding sequence ATGAAAAATTCTGAGATTCATTTCACCGTTGAACTAGATAATCAAAACGTACCTGATAAAATCCATTGGTCGGCGACCGACAATCCAAACGAAGGCATCAATGATACCCGCGCAATTGCTATCGCTGTTTGGGATCATTACCACAGAGGCACATTGAAAATTGACCTTTGGACTAAGGATATGGAAGTTTTTGAAATGAAACGTTTTTACATTGAAATTATGAGCGGAATAGCTGATACTTTGCTGACTGCGACAAACGATATGGTTATGGCTGACGCAATTGAAGGCGTTTGTGAAACACTGAGCAAGAAACTTGATGAGGAAATGAAGGCTGCGAAGTAA
- a CDS encoding dihydrolipoamide acetyltransferase family protein: MKIVEMLMPALGESIMECTVLTLLNKAGDSITADDSVLEVATDKVDTEVPSPYSGVLIEWLVKEGDVVAIGSPVANIQVDEGDETPDDSPKASFDDPDFDAVAFLEKDIHNAVRKTSETVEAEILLKSGSESSTFYSPLVLSIAREENLSAQELASIQGTGAENRVTKNDIISYLTDRTNTKKEIIQPAPVKATSLNGSSEIIEMDRMRKMISSRMSESKRISAHVTSFIETDMTTIVKWRDAVKNDFRKKSGDSITFTPILIEAVVKAIKDYPLINISVEGDNIIKKKDINIGMAVALPDGNLIVPVIHHADQYDLAGLARKVNELAKRARENKLKADDLAGGTYTVSNIGAFGNLMGTPIIVQPQVAIMAFGAIKKKPAVIETLQGDLIGIRSLMFISHSYDHRVVDGSLGGMFVKRVSDYLENFDAHRTLI, translated from the coding sequence ATGAAAATAGTTGAAATGTTAATGCCCGCTTTGGGCGAGAGTATTATGGAATGTACCGTGTTGACGCTGCTAAACAAAGCAGGCGATTCAATAACGGCTGACGATTCTGTTCTGGAAGTGGCCACGGATAAAGTGGATACGGAAGTTCCCTCGCCCTATTCCGGTGTGTTAATCGAATGGCTTGTAAAAGAAGGCGACGTAGTTGCTATTGGAAGTCCGGTGGCCAATATTCAGGTTGATGAAGGGGATGAAACTCCGGATGATTCTCCAAAAGCAAGTTTTGATGATCCCGATTTTGATGCTGTTGCATTTCTTGAAAAAGATATCCATAATGCAGTGCGCAAGACTTCTGAAACAGTTGAAGCAGAAATCCTTTTGAAAAGCGGTTCAGAGTCAAGTACATTTTATTCTCCGCTTGTGTTAAGTATTGCACGTGAAGAGAATTTAAGTGCTCAGGAATTGGCCAGTATCCAGGGAACTGGTGCGGAAAATCGTGTTACAAAAAATGACATTATTTCCTATCTGACAGACCGGACCAATACTAAAAAGGAAATTATTCAGCCGGCACCTGTTAAAGCGACTTCTCTGAACGGTTCGTCAGAAATTATTGAAATGGACCGTATGAGGAAGATGATTTCTTCCCGTATGAGTGAATCCAAACGCATTTCAGCTCATGTTACTTCTTTTATAGAAACTGACATGACAACAATTGTAAAATGGCGGGATGCGGTTAAAAATGATTTCAGAAAAAAATCAGGTGATAGTATAACCTTTACTCCGATTCTGATCGAGGCTGTTGTAAAAGCGATCAAGGATTATCCGCTGATCAATATTTCTGTTGAAGGTGATAATATTATCAAAAAGAAAGACATCAATATTGGTATGGCTGTGGCGTTACCAGACGGAAACCTGATAGTTCCCGTGATTCATCATGCTGATCAATACGATCTGGCTGGTTTGGCGAGAAAGGTGAATGAGTTGGCAAAAAGGGCACGTGAAAATAAACTGAAAGCGGATGATCTTGCCGGCGGTACTTACACGGTTTCAAACATTGGTGCTTTTGGAAATTTAATGGGAACGCCGATTATTGTTCAGCCGCAGGTTGCGATTATGGCTTTTGGAGCAATAAAAAAGAAACCTGCCGTTATAGAAACTTTGCAAGGAGATTTAATTGGAATCAGAAGTCTGATGTTTATTTCTCATTCTTATGACCATCGCGTTGTTGATGGCTCACTTGGCGGTATGTTTGTCAAACGGGTTTCCGATTATCTTGAAAATTTTGATGCCCATAGAACGCTCATTTAA
- a CDS encoding sensor histidine kinase — protein MQIRTRLTIQFSLLVSGILLVTFFAIYYFTYNNVTEDFYDRLRSKAKSTAELLLKVPQVNTEVLRALEGSNRDLIYNENILIFDEKNRLIYTNTNAVTKSIHVSNYWLDEIRKSGEIRYTDGDYKVVGLYYKYPFNRAVVMLGAQDLYGQANLSNLNTLLTVLYLIVTAIVGLAGWVFAKRALRPISKVMNAVEGILPQKLDTRLEIPNQRDEIGRLSTTFNKLLDRIETAFQMQKIFVANVSHELKNPLTKIRSQLEVSMLKERSSKDYQITIQSVLEDVQELAQLSNTLLELAKVSEDQRDLLTEIVRIDDLLWDCRQSLGQANPAYNIQLNLDELPDDDTWLEIAGNSTLLKTAFLNLMDNACKFSENQTVRITLHASSNKMNLRFEDSGKGIPVQDQNLIFQPFYRGDNTANVKGYGIGLSLVERIVKLHNGYVSIQTNQPKGTTFIIDFIRL, from the coding sequence ATGCAAATCCGTACCCGACTTACGATCCAGTTTTCCCTGCTTGTAAGCGGCATTTTATTGGTTACGTTTTTTGCGATTTATTATTTTACCTATAATAATGTTACAGAGGATTTTTACGACAGGTTGCGTTCAAAAGCAAAATCCACTGCCGAGCTATTATTAAAAGTTCCTCAGGTAAATACCGAAGTGCTGCGGGCATTGGAAGGCTCAAACCGCGACCTTATCTACAATGAAAATATCCTGATTTTTGATGAAAAAAACAGGCTGATCTACACCAATACCAACGCAGTTACCAAATCAATTCACGTCTCAAATTACTGGCTGGATGAAATCCGGAAATCCGGGGAAATCCGTTATACGGATGGGGATTATAAGGTTGTAGGATTGTATTACAAATATCCTTTCAACCGGGCTGTGGTTATGCTCGGTGCCCAGGATTTATATGGACAAGCCAACTTGTCCAATTTAAATACACTGCTGACTGTGCTGTATCTTATCGTAACAGCCATTGTAGGACTTGCAGGCTGGGTTTTCGCCAAACGTGCGCTTCGTCCTATTTCAAAGGTTATGAATGCCGTGGAAGGAATTTTACCGCAGAAGCTTGATACAAGACTGGAAATCCCAAATCAGAGAGATGAAATAGGCCGTTTGTCGACAACATTCAACAAACTTTTGGATCGGATTGAAACGGCTTTTCAGATGCAGAAAATATTTGTGGCCAATGTTTCGCATGAGCTTAAAAATCCTTTGACTAAAATCAGATCGCAACTCGAAGTGAGTATGCTCAAAGAGCGTAGTTCCAAAGATTATCAGATAACAATTCAATCTGTGCTTGAAGATGTTCAGGAACTGGCACAGCTTTCCAATACCTTACTCGAACTTGCCAAAGTGAGTGAAGATCAGCGGGATCTTTTAACGGAAATCGTAAGAATTGATGATTTGCTTTGGGATTGCAGGCAAAGTCTTGGACAGGCTAATCCTGCTTATAATATTCAACTCAATCTGGATGAGCTTCCGGACGATGATACATGGTTGGAAATCGCTGGAAATTCAACGTTATTGAAAACTGCATTTCTCAACTTAATGGATAACGCATGCAAATTTTCAGAAAATCAGACTGTGAGAATCACCTTACATGCCTCTTCCAATAAAATGAATTTACGTTTTGAAGACAGTGGCAAGGGAATTCCCGTTCAGGATCAGAATCTTATTTTCCAACCTTTTTATCGTGGCGACAATACTGCTAATGTAAAAGGTTACGGCATCGGACTTTCCCTGGTTGAACGTATTGTTAAGCTGCACAATGGCTATGTCTCCATTCAAACAAACCAACCCAAGGGAACAACCTTCATTATAGATTTTATTCGCCTCTAA
- a CDS encoding DUF6728 family protein produces the protein MKKYFQLGDVFYYFVRVFKKPNPNDPTSFNLRMMHGINRISIVMFLFCLIVMIVRAFTR, from the coding sequence ATGAAAAAGTATTTTCAGCTTGGAGATGTATTTTATTACTTTGTCCGGGTATTCAAAAAACCAAATCCAAACGATCCGACTTCATTCAACCTACGAATGATGCACGGCATTAACCGGATTTCGATTGTTATGTTTTTATTCTGTCTGATCGTTATGATTGTACGCGCCTTTACAAGATGA
- a CDS encoding 5' nucleotidase, NT5C type, which produces MLRLTLDMDDVMADTHEKLADIVLKDFDTTLNKLDFETKSLRELLHPKQLTRLNRIMNEPGFFADIPVKKDARETILKLSKFYEIYVATAAMEFPNSFKDKFDWLQKHFNFIPWSNIVFCGHKSIIHSDYLIDDHVRNLTAFKGEGILFTAPHNLSDKTFRRVSNWQEVSELFLPNK; this is translated from the coding sequence ATGCTGAGACTAACTTTGGATATGGATGATGTGATGGCCGACACACATGAAAAACTGGCCGATATCGTACTCAAAGATTTCGATACAACTTTGAACAAGCTGGATTTTGAAACAAAATCTTTGAGAGAATTACTTCATCCGAAACAGTTGACGCGGTTAAACAGAATTATGAATGAGCCTGGTTTTTTTGCCGATATTCCGGTCAAAAAAGACGCACGGGAAACGATATTGAAACTGTCAAAATTCTATGAGATTTATGTAGCCACAGCGGCTATGGAATTTCCGAATTCGTTTAAAGACAAATTTGACTGGCTGCAAAAACATTTCAATTTTATTCCATGGTCCAATATTGTTTTTTGCGGGCATAAGAGTATCATTCATTCTGATTATCTAATTGATGATCATGTGCGAAATCTGACGGCTTTTAAGGGTGAAGGAATTTTGTTTACAGCACCGCATAACCTTTCTGACAAAACATTTCGGCGTGTGTCGAACTGGCAGGAAGTTTCCGAATTATTTTTACCCAATAAATGA